CTCGAAGCGCAACATGTAACGATATCGGATATCCCTGCCGCTATTACCTTTTCTGCGGGAATGGGGCATATCCTTCTTCTTGAGGTCTAGGTCCCCGGCAACTCACCCCCGGGCCATAGGGGTCTTCCTTGGGTGCCCCGATCCCGCGACATAATGCCCACCTCGCTATTTCCGCGTCAAATCAAGGGTCCGCTGGTTCGGATGCTCAGGTAGCGGAGCTCGCCCCCGCTTTCGGATGGCCTGGATCGCCTCCTTCACCTCGGCGCGTTGCAACTCGTCCCGTCGGATCAGCCAGGGTGCGTACGACACCATCTGCTGGCCTTTCAAGACGCCGCTGGCCAGCAAGCGGCGCACGGAAATGGGGCTGATGCCCAGCGCCTGACCCGCCTGCGTCAGCGTCACCCATCCCTCTCGCTGCTTGGGATCGAAGCACGGGATGCCATGGCTGTCCCGCAAGGACGTCACCCGGGCCTGGG
The DNA window shown above is from Bacillota bacterium and carries:
- a CDS encoding serine recombinase; amino-acid sequence: HWAGGAHSELEVRKPRTGQHRYRTDQHVVELVRQLARVIPDRQIARVLNLLGHRTGHGNTWTQARVTSLRDSHGIPCFDPKQREGWVTLTQAGQALGISPISVRRLLASGVLKGQQMVSYAPWLIRRDELQRAEVKEAIQAIRKRGRAPLPEHPNQRTLDLTRK